The sequence acctaaaacctaaaacctgaaacttgaaactgaGGGCGGGGAGGGAGATCCACGATAGGGCAGCCGTTTCACCGGTCAGGTGCAAAGGGTAGcgggaagaggggagagaaaaggtgTAGCAATAGtggattgaaagtttgtatatcttctctccatccaacggtttaattataatttttcaaaTTCTACGGTCAAAATCTTGCTAGCATTCATAATTCCTTTGTATCCCGTtagcatgcccaaccctctcttttttctttttttaacaaagataaaagagaaaaacctTAGTTTAAACTCATGTTTAAATCAATTTTCATGATGTATCTCAATCATATGATCCATCTTATGTTAAGTATATCgtatattgtttatttattaaattgtaAAGTCAAATTCACAATGTATAGAATCAAATTCTTAACCATTTAAAAATCATAATCAAGATTGACATACTCATTCCAAGTTTTGTAGTCATTATCCTTCACAACAAAGAATTGCATTCAATGATGGAAtcaatttcaacaaaaaaaaaaaatcatttcccaCCAAAAGATCAGTCGAATAATACCACTCATTAGTGAATAACATAATACTTTTTTTGTGAATATTTTGCTATTTGAATATGGAACATTATAATAACAAATAGAAATGAAACTACAATAACTCCTATATGACTACTGGGAAAATCATAGCAAGCCTTAGCTAGTGATTCAGGTTGTTTCCCTCTTGACAATGAAACTTATCTTCTATCGTCTAGTCTATcatatgttatttatttatgaagTTATAAAGTCAATTAAACTCAATCCTATAAATTCACTATGTACAGATTCAAATTCTTGATCATCTAACAATCATGATCAAGATTGGTTTATTGattccaaatattttttttgaaattgattCCATCATTTGATGCAATGCTTTGTGGAGAAAGATAATAATTGTTACAAAACTTGGAATCCTATCCAACTGCCATGTATCAAACTTTATTACCATTTGTTGGTCTTTTGGTGGGCAAATGTCAAGATGCTAAgcccttttatttttcaaatgaaaaTCAAGGTAGGCAACCACTAGCGGTGGAATTTAAGAGTCCACATCCTTTGCAGTGAGCAGTAAGGTGCAATAAGAATCAGACAGCTAAAAGCATATGGACACGCGCCCTAAGGGGCTCCCAGCCAcccaatgctcactgcaccagTACAACCACTGCAAATGATTTTTACATGGAATTTAATTCCAATAAAGGGCTTACCAGCTTATTGAAACAAGTTGAAtagatgggagagttaaatagATAACACGTTCTCCTAGTTTTGTTCGCTGAGTTGGACAAAAGGGAGGTAGGGTCCACAGGAAATCCCCTTACTCAGGGGTTTTAATTCATGGTATCAGTTAGTATcaaaatgaaacccacatttatCATATTACAtcagatgaaaaaaataaaaaacaaaatacgATCTATTTCATCGATACATGTCGATATTGATCACAGTCGATATTGATACCTTAATCCATGCCGGTCCTgctgaaggaaaaaaaaaaaaaaggcagatcATCCCAATTGCATTTCAAGAATATCATATTCAACAAGCAAAATACTGTTTACATTTAGACGTACTTAGAATGTAGAATCTTATTTTGATCGCCATTTATCGGTATGGGAATCCTAAAAGTTTTTTATATGGGGGGTgaaaattttttagaaattccttaccaaaaaagaaaattttttagaaattaaatAGTGTCTTTAATACTCTATCATTTCAAGcccgaaagagagagagagatagggtTCTGGTCCCGAGGGAGCTGCACGTCTGCAACAATGGTGGTGAAGCCGAGTAAGGGTGGAAGAAAAGGAGAGGTGGTTACTAGAGAGTACGGAAACTTCATCCTTAACTTATTAGAAACTTTGCATAAGACAAGGCATGGATTTCTGAAGCAGAGCCTTGGgaatcttttctttctctgatcaatttcttttcttgatccaGATAGAGTCTCAGCTCCTTTACCTTCCTTTACAGGAAAATGATCTCTTCTTCAACCATTTTCAATTCTGCAAGAAGCACATGCACCTGCATCAATATCCTATTTGTTATTCTTCCCTCCTAAGGCAAGCAAATAATTCATGGGGTCGAAACAATTACCTGAAGTGGTAGCAACGATGAAAGTGATGGACGAGAAACAACATGTCCATGTAATGCACATTGAATAACCCGATTCAATTTCTGCTCGTCATCTAATTCTGCTTCGAGTACGGCAACCTGGAGATTGCAAAATTGCAAAATCAATTCCTGTTAGAGGTGAACTTCCAATTTTGGTCCATGTAGTTCAGAAGCTCCGtccttaactttttttttttttttcctgaatttttttagattaattttttttttttttttaccgatcCTAGCCATACCATGACCGATCCGAGAAAACGGTACGATTTTGGATCCTTGACCGATCCTGACCGCCGAGTTTTGATACCTTGGTTTCGATTCattatcttttctctttctaacgATTTGTCTTTCTCGTGTTTTAATCAGAAATATTTGTTGAGGTATTGGTTACGGTTCTATTCTTTTCTTAGGGTTTGCAAATAGGGTTTTGGGGTGATGGAGTAGTGAGAGATCTGAGCCGAGAGTGGAACTTCATGTTTCTTTGGTTTCTTCGGGTCGATTCTGAAACTGCATTTTGAGGTGACGGAGTAGtgagagattgagagaagaaaagagggagagatatGGACTGGCAGAGGTTGAGGATAGTTTTGATAACTTTGCCGATAATCTTCAGATTGCGTCGGATCATTTCAGATCGACTCTAACCACTTAGAATACATCTAACTGGTTAGAGTCGATCTGAAGATGATCCGAGGCGAGAGTGGTACTTCATGTTTATTTGGTTTCTTCAGGTCGATTCTCGAACTGCATTTTGAGGTGACGGAGTAGtgagagattgagagaagaaaagagggagagatctGGACTGGCAGAGGTTGAGGATTATCGGCAAAGTTATGAAAACTATCATGAATCACATTGATGCACGGATGGATTCCATGGATCACAATGTGAGTGCGAGGACCACCAAATACACGGATGCCCCTCCTTTGTCAAGGGATGACTTCAATGGGATTGAAGAAGCTGAAATTGATTAGCTACTCCAATTCTACGGCTTACTAATGGCTTGCTAATAGGAGGAACATGTGTGTCCGACTTGGGAAATTTATAGGGTTTCTTTTGACGATTATAGGGTTTTATAGGTTTTTTAGGTAGACTGGAGATTTATAGGAGGATTCGAGTGTAACTTGTGTTGTCTTTACTAATTTCTTTTAATGATTTAggattgttaggattttcatATAACTTGTGTTGTGTTTATTAATTTCTTGTGCTATGAGACACTGGTTATCCCTcttattaggatttttttttttatatttattttttatctctttGCTAAATTCTTATAGTTATTAAGATTGATGGGCAAGAGagaaagaagtaaagaaagaaataaaaacaggGGGAAAAGGAGAGGGATCTCATTGGTTTGCTCTCATGTTGATAATATTGATGTTCATCATTAAACCCTTGTTGCACACTTGAACTCATTAGCCCACGGCAATAGACTAATATATCAGTCAATATAAGGATTGTAGAAATTCTTTATTTGGCTTAATAAAAATGATATGGAGAGAGTACCATCCCATGTAACAATTCAAATTCCTGATTGTGAACTAAACCAATTCAAACTCCTGATCTGAATACGAATTCAAGTCCCACTTGATCTACTTTCAAGTTAGGCAGATAAGAGACTTTGTGTGAAGGTCTAACTAGAATTGAGCAAGCaatattgtttttattattcTATTAATTTTTCTGCTGCCATGCATTATGAGGAAAACCTGAACCCAACCCCTCAGTTGAGCATAGGTTCTTACCAGCTGCCCTAGCCGGCAACttccttttcatttatttactaAACTGAGAAACCATAAATTCTTTCACTGTTTCTGTCCATTTGGTTCTGGCAGTAGTATGTGCCATTGATTgtttttgaatttgtttttatAGGTTGGATATTTCAGAATATAAATTTCTATAGTACTTTTGGGATTGTTGGAACCAGTTGAAGGTACTGATTTGTTTTTCAgtatggccttttttttttcagacttTTAATGGTAGTCTAAATGGATGACTGCTCACTAAATAAGTATTGGGAAAGAGTACACTACCCGCTTGTGTTCCCCACGCTCAGACATATGGTATTAAGAACATATCAGATATATTTCTTCCCAACAAGACTGACCAAGTATGCATAATTACTGAAATGTCACTGATTCTATTAATTGAATCAATCATTATGAATTCAGGAAGTTCATGCAAAAAATCTCCTAATAGAAACCAACAAAACTAAGCCAAAAATACTTGTTGTCTGGCATGGATTTCACATTTTCTAGGGAAGCACCCATGTAGGCCCCCAAAAATCTTGACAGCGTCCAACAAAAATATTAGCCTCAGTTTAAGGTCTTGATGCTTCATTCTACGAAACCTTGGGGGGGGCTGGTTTCTCAAGGTTCTGCGTTATCTCCAGCTTTAAAGCATTTACAGACAATGGGGTGTCTCAAGATGGGTAAGTTGGAATCTTCTCTTTGGGACAGGGTTTAGAGATTGAGTTAGAAATTGTGCAAAACCTTACTAATTACTTCATGATGTATACTTACTGGGTCATGGGGATGAAAGAATAGTTTCTTTAGTtccaaatatttattttttgtttagttGAAATTGCTTATCAAGATGATCCCGAGAACCTAGGTATCTTTCTCCTTGTAATGCTAGAAATTCAATGTTACATTGAAGGTTGGGGCATTGGGGTGGGAAGTCTCTCATAGAAAGATCTTTTGATTTCTGATATGTACCAGAACAGATATCCTGGGTGATACCTCCTTTCTCATGTATGTTATATGTGCAAAGAGAATGGTGAGCGAGTTGAATGGttgttttctttggtttttctGGTGATGTCCATATTTCATGTTTAATTGTGGTTTCTTGACTCAGTGGCTAAATTTTAATTACCTGAGTGGTTTCACTCAAAACATTATGTTTTCCAGTTGGTTGCAGATTGAAGACTTATTGACCAGTGCCCCCCTCTTAATAGGAACTCTTATCTTTATTTAAGTACTTTTAGTCTATCTGATCTTTGTTCTACAATctattctcttttatttgttaTGGATTTAGTGTAATTCAATAATTTGACAACtgtttgtttcttcatttcacttgtttagAAGAAATTATCTTTCCTGTGAAGAATTGTTGTTTACTATCTTATTGTACCCCATCATTGAGAGAAAGGTTGGCTGTTGATAGGTTGATGTTGCAATTATTAAGGTTGGTCTTTGGGGGAGGTGATTTAGACTCAACAAACGtggtgtgtgtatatatatatatcttttccTTTGGATCAATTAGGTTGATGATTGTGAATTTCTTTCCCCTTCatagaatataattttttaaacctTTGTGAACACAACAGAAGAGTTTGTTGTTTTTCTCTAGACTATAGAAATTGCACAAGTTTGAATTCCATGGTCATGGAATTAGTGGTAAAACTTTACAGATCAAAGAGACTCTTGTTTGTGGCATATCTTCCTTGGGGATGGATCATACAAAAATTTTGAATACGGCTCATTTCTTTTCTAGAATTCTCATCCTTAGCAATTACTCTCATTATGCTTATTTACTGATGTCAGAACCTCATCTTAGTACTTTATTTGTGACACCTTAATGGTACATTGGTATGTCGTTGGGGTGGTACATTTCTGTGCATTTATCAGATGTCATGGTTCTAAGCCCACTTGAATTTTGTTTTGCTTTCATTTTTCTGACTCAACGATGGAACTGTTAGGATGGCAAGAAAACTTGATCCAAAATGGATAATCTGAGgctaaaaaatagaagagaagaaaagggaaagtgaGAAAGTACAAGAGTGTAGATTTTGGTGTTCAGTTGGCAagtttattcatttatttatgatCAGATAGGACAGAGTTTGCTAGAAAACCTAACATTGTAGGCCCAACATCCATCCCACACATTGGTGTTAACTGGATCTTTAAATATGACAACCATTTTTAAACATTGTGGGGTCTTATAGATGAACAAACTTATGGAAACAGAGGGATTGACGTGATTATATCAGGAGAAAAtctagattttaaaattttgaatgggaAATTTGGTCAAACAACTTTTGGCCATGCTATAAAGTTATTATTTTAGAGAAGGTGCTACTTCTTCAGTAGACAAAACTTGTTGAAACTGTTCTCTCAGGAAAATTAACTCTCTTGCCCAATATCGACCCTAAGCTCAACTCTCTAGTTGAGAACTTTTGGCGATGTTTTTGACATTTTCGAGATCTATTTGTTTGATACATTCTTTTATCTTCTGCATTTAATTGGAAGTTGTGCAATAGTATCTCATCTTATGAAGTCAACTACTATGATATTTGTGTATATTTGGTTTGCTGGGAATGCACCTTTGAGATGTTGTATTTATGCTAGGGACTGCAGATGCGTGCACATTCATTGTTAGTTTTGTCATTTGAAAAAACAAGGACCGGAATTGTTCTTTGCATGGAGAAAGGCTTGGCTCAATCTGGGCTAGCCAGAGAAGACGTCAATTACATTGATGCACATGCTACATCTACCCCTACTAGTGACCTGAAAGAGTAACAAGCTCTAATTCGTTGTTTTGGCCAAAATCCCGAGGCAATATGAATGCAATAATTTATATATCTAATGATGTTCACTTGTCATCACCATATGCAGTGCTTGATGGGATTTTTTAATTTCTGGAGCTGCGATTGAACACTAGAAAATCCATGATTGGTCATCTATTAGGAGCAGCTGGTGCTGTAGAAGCTGTTGCAATAGTGCAGGTAACCAGTTTCTAGCTTTCGAATTTAAATAAATTTGGTGAAATCCTATAATTTTCAaatgatgcggatccggattctaAGGACTAAaatcggatcacttagggcccacaagaatgactaaaaaaCTTAATGTAATAGttgaggggtattcttgtaattttagaaacaattttaagagcttaaaagagaggaaaataaatagtAGGGTCAAACTGAAATATAAAAGTAGAAGAGGAGGGGTAATGTGTAATTGCTAAAGTGAGGGGAAGGAATAATAGAACACAATTTCAGGACAGGGGCTTTCATGTAATAACAGGGAATAAActcttttaaaacaaaagaaaaaaccggtttcttcttcttcttatcgtgagaaccagaaaccagcggaaACTGAAGAATCGTCAGTTCGAGAGAACTTCTTCACCAGGCCTCGGTTTGGCCTGAAACTTCAAACGAAGGCAGCCAACCCCGTGGCCTCTTGATTCCGGCAGATAGATACCTCAAACAGCAAGCTTCAGTGAGGTAAAACAAGTTCTGAACTTCTCCAGGCGGCAAGcaagaaccagatctgaatctgagatCGATTTCTCACAGCagaacaaagtttttttttttaggtgatgCTTTAGGGTTTGAATCGCCTATTTATAGCAAACTTACTCACGACCTCTGGTTCAGCAGCTTGGGAGAAAGGTCTTGTCAGTCTGCCTTCTTCAACAATAATACCACTCAGCAGGGTTGAATGGAGTTAAACTCAGGGATTCCAGCAAGGGAAGTACAGCAGAAACagtaaagaaagaagagaatgaaaagagaaagaagagaagaaggtcagggaagggaagaagatcaaagGGGGATGGAGGGAGTTGCAGGCCTGTCGGCATCCATggtccaaaaccaaaaaccttaatCAATTCATTCATCAAATCTAGCCACCGAGTTCATCCATTATATgactaataaaaagaaaaaatcaaacaattaatggaaactatttgaaaatggaaattattctaaaattagaagctagctaatttaaaaagaaattatttctaaaacaaaataaaatcaaataagaagaattttttttttcctaagtccatcgtgcaactgcatcatcaAATATATTGATGAGGTGGAGTTTCATGCCTCTGTTTTATGAGTGGTTTTGATGACCTGTGTATAACTACAGTTGCATCTGGCCTTGGGAATAGTTACCAGTAACTCTTTATGTTCATGATTTTAGTGGATAGCTGCTTACATAAAGAATTTGTATAATCTCTTTTTGGAGAAGCAAGTGACTTGATCCATTATTTATGGTTTTGTAGAATAATATTATTATGTTCTTGTATATAATCACCAAGGCTGGGGATGTTGGTTTCTCTTGGTCATCAGGTGCGGCACAAAAATTCTAGCAGTTCTTGCATCATTTCTCATCTTTATGAAAATGAATCTATCTTCTGTTAGCAATGTAATTATCCATGACCACATTTTGGCTAGAAATTTTGAAGCACAACTCTGATAGTTGCTGGTTGTTTAAGGATAGATATTGTGGTTGATTGCTAACCCACCTTGAAGGATTCAGGCTTAATAGGGATAATACACTCCACTGAAGCTAAGGCTTTGGTCCTTTGTGAGGGATATGAGGGCCCTCTTTGGATTCAAGTTGAGGCATTGTTTGCTTAGATTTGGAAGTAGCTTTATTGctagattttttgtttattgttttgggggggtttttttttttggtggggtgggggggggggggggggtgaggagGGAAGGTGCTATGGCCCCTTGCAAGGCCCTTTGATGATTTTCCTTGGATGGAGGTGACTTCTCTGGcctttagttatttatttatctgGGCTGGAGATTGATCTGTAATGGTGATCTGTTAATAGGGGCAACTTTTTTGTGAGAGACTTCTAACTAATAAATCTCAAAATTCTGAACAAGGAAGAAAATTCAATAGCCAGGGAGGAGGGTAGCTGGTatccttttattttggattgcctaaaattttccctttttgggaAATTTTGTCTTTAAATTATTTAAGAGGTCTGGATAACCAGGTCTTTTATCTCAggtcttttatatttttcctgtcCAAATTTAGGAGTCTGTAATGGTCATTGCTGATATAAGGGGGGCAGTTATGTACAGTTTTCATAAGATTGTATGGTAAAATGTTGAGAATTTAGCAGCAATTGTGTTAGGCTATGTCAACCCATGGTGTTGAAGGTGGATTCATTAAAATTCTAGTTGGTCTTCTCAGGATCTCCTCAAATCAATGCTCTCCTTTACAACTTTTATGCTTTGGCTATAGAAATCAATCAGTTATAATCTGTTTAATTGACTTTGTATTTTCAATCATTCCTATTGTAGACACCATCATCCTTTACAGTTTACCTCAATCAATCCATGTAACTGCCATCAACAGATCCTTCAAATATCTCAAGAACCTACTAAAACCTTCCAAAATGCGAGTGGGTAAGAGTGTAATCCCACGagctctcttcctttctctcactttttttttttttaatagctaTCAACTTtattggaaagagaagaaaaaagaggagagagaatatacaAGGACCTGGAAGAACACAGATCTCTCAGACAAACCCGAGGGACTAAGGATCCCCTGAAACAACGAACTAGAGGCATACTACAGAAGCAAACAACCAGTTAGGCAAACACCTTGAAGCAAAGGATCACAGTCTCAAACACACCATTGAAGATGATTAGTTCCAGTTCCAAAGAACACGAGAGCTCCAACTAGGGATAAGGGAACATGTTAGAGGAAGTCTCTTCCCTTTTGAAGATCACATCCTCGCATTGGTTAAGAACATCAACCCAGATATCTTTCACAACAAGCgctcttctattcttcttcttccctttccctaaaCCCTTGACACAAGGCTGCAAAATGAAACTGTGAGACCTTATCACAAACACACGATAAACCTCTTTTTGGCTTATTCTATGGGCATTAggacttttattttgggtttattATTGTAATGGGTCTCTTTTATAAGCCCAAAAGTTAGGATTTAAGGGGTTACATGGGATTATCTATCTGGATGATATTGTGTGGTTCCCACGTGCTGTTAAGTAAGTTAATTCAGTTTAGAAAGAGTTCTTTTTAGGTAAGTATTTTGTGTCTTACTGTTCAGGTCTGTTTTCTTTTAGTCAGCATCAGTTTTTTGATATGTTTCTATTCTGGAataatttctattttcagttttctaggaggtttaggtttaggtttagatTGGGTCCATGTTGAGTTACTAATATGggttgtttctattttgttgaAGGACTGCTCACTCTGGTTTTAGAAACTCAAGTTCTggaaagtttctattttcagattccTTGGTTCTTAAGTTTAGGAATTTAGGAATGTTTCTAATTTTTGAGTTTGTGTTAAGAATAAAAAGTTGAGGGATTAGTTAATCTATAAATTAGTGGTCTGAAATGCTATATAATGGAATGATTTGATAATGGAATGAGTTGAGGTTTAGTTTTATTTTGAAATGGAGGTTggtacctctctctctttatgaCCTAAAGCAAGCTGACCTCACACAAAAGAGGATAGAAACTAGAACATATCAGACTAGGCATTGGATATCACATCTCTGCTACCCTATAATCAAGTTAGCATTCCTCACCTTTCCCTAATTTGATCTCTTTCCCAAACCGTATCCtctcccctctttttttcttctaaaattaCTGTTCACAGCCCcatatcttctctttcttcttctcttatcctCTCTGTTAAGCCTACAACAACATATCCTTCTTGATCTGGCATTACATGCCCAACCTAACAGCATGTCTTTTAGGAAGCTCCAAAACATCTACCCAACCAACTGAGACGCAATTACTGGCTATGTTTTATGAGATGAGATGATTTACCTTTGTGGATTCTTTTCCAACATACGATTCCCCTGGTAGCCCTTCCACACCCTCCAAACAATGACATAATTTGTGCTCCCCTCTTCTTGATTGTGTTTGTTCCTCCAACATTTTGAAGTAACTAATGCTACCCCACCCGtcaaggccctctttggtatcattttcctttttgatttttacctatttaacaaaaatcattaatgaaaaccatttttattaaaacttaaaaatggTTCCGTAACTACTtgagaaaaatggttttttgtgagaaatagtttggtatcttatgtgcaaaatggttttttgaagaaataggtgaagagatgttcccttcacccatcttccttataactttctttctccactttggactgaatGAAGAGGGGGCAagaggcttggatttctaattacaaagcaaattaCTACTTTATCTCTccatattgggactttaagcaCATGCGCATTAAAGTTCAGCGCAAagataactgaaaatcaatttggGCCAAAAGatataaatgactcttgatctcttttttgtttttgtgttttatcaattttttttttttaaattgaaacaagctccataaatgataccaaaagcAACCAAAACTGtcttaataaaaaagaaaaatgataccaaagagggccttatcCACTCCTCTAAAACTATTCTCCATGATTCAACAAAAATTGCTTAAAAACAAAACTATCAAAACTTGAACTGTTACTACCAGTTAATCGTCTCAACAATTGCTACCATGTCCATATTTTCACTGTGGATCCGCCCTCTGTTTCATACCATCTTTTCTGTTTACTTTTAAACTCTTAAGTCGTGCGTTATTTTGATATTATTCTTTGAAATGTTCAAAATAGTTCCAGTTTCAATCTTATCTATACTTACGAGTTGAATTAGGAATGTGTATCTGCAATTTGATTCCTTGATCACAAGTAATTCCTATTCTTATTTACCATTCTCCATGTCTTCACAATCCTCAGACTAATATCCTATCAACCATGTATTTGAGTCCCTAGCCTTCCCAGCTACTGCAGTCAAATGattctttccttccctttcccaGGTCTGTAATATTTGGGTTGTGCTTGATCTCTGCATTGGCTTGGTGCCACCAATTGGACCTGACAACCATGAATCTGAACCTGAGTTGTCTCTAGAAGCACATGTATTCTATAGTTACAAAAACCATGATGAACCACTAATACT is a genomic window of Macadamia integrifolia cultivar HAES 741 chromosome 13, SCU_Mint_v3, whole genome shotgun sequence containing:
- the LOC122060076 gene encoding uncharacterized protein LOC122060076 isoform X2 → MGSKQLPEVVATMKVMDEKQHVHLRLNTRKSMIGHLLGAAGAVEAVAIVQNNIIMFLYIITKAGDVGFSWSSGVVALLLALDDGDSFGESISTRSLSYFSGE